Below is a genomic region from Bacillus sp. Marseille-P3661.
GACGATCACAGGAGAAATTCTCGGTTATAATACCAGCTTTCGTTTTTTGGGTAATATGATCGGTCCGGTTTTAGGAGGCTTTTTATCCGCACATATTGGGATTTCCTCCGTATTTTATGTAACTAGTTCTCTCTTATTTTTGAGCTCCGTAATTTTATGGACTACAAGGTATCGTTATCGTAACATTCAGCCTGAAAAAGAGCTATAATAAAATAGTTTGGAAAAAAAGATTTTACCATTATAATAGTAATGATAATAATAAATGAGAAGGAGCTACTGTAATGAGAAATAATACTTGGCAAAACAGCGAAACAATTAAAAATGTAAAATGCGTACATACGAATGCAAAAAAATATAAGGTCGATACAGCGTTAACAGTAGGTAAAGTTTATGAAGTAAAAAATGAAACAGAGGAATTTGTTTTTATTATAGATAATTCAGGAAAAGTCGGCGGTTATTATAAGGATTATTTTGTTGAAGCATAAAGTTGAAATATAAGCTACTTTCTTAAAGCATGATGAATAATCATGCTTTTTTTCTGTGTTGTAGGATTTTTGGCTTTATATGAAGAGGAAACTAATGGAAGAAGAGCAAGGTAAAGCTCTTCATCGAGTTTTTGAAGAGGAAACCGCAGTGGAAAATTAATGCCAAACCACTTCATGGTGGCAATGAAGAGGAAACAACAGTGGAAAATTAATGCAAAACCTCTTCATTGAGCGTATGAAGAGGAAACCGCAGTGAAAAATTAATGCCAAACCTCTTCATGTTGCGATGAAGAGGAAACATGAAGAGGAAAATTAATGCAAAACCTCTTCATCGAGCCAATGAAGAGGAACCCGTAGTGAAAAACTAATGCCAAACCACTTCATGGAGGCAATGAAGAGGAAACAGGAGTGGAAAATTAATGTAAAACCTCTTCATCGAGCGTATGAAGAGGAACCCGCAGCGAAAAACCCATGCCAAACCTTTTCATCGAGCCAATGAAGAGGAACCCGCAGCGAAAAACCCATGCCAAACCTCTTCATCAAGCCAATGAAGAGGAACCCGCAGTGAAAAATTAATGCCAAACCTCTTCATCGAGCCAATGAAGAGGAAACCGCAGCGAAAAACTAATGCAAAACCTCTTCATCGAGCCAATGAAGGAGAAACCGCAGTGAAAAACTAATGCCAAACCTCTTCATGTTGCCGATGAAGAGGAAACCGCAGTGAAAAACTAATGCCAAACCTCTTCATCGAGCCAATGAAGAGGAAACCGCAGCGAAAAACCCATGCCAAACCTCTTCATCGAGCCAATGAAGAGGAACCCGCAGCGAAAAACCCATGCCAAAACTCTTCATCAAGCCAATGAAGAGGAACCCGCAGCGAAAAACTAATGCAAACCCTCTTCATCGAGCCGATGAAGAGGAAACCGTAGTGAAAAACTAATGCCAAACCTCTTCATTGAGTGTAAGAAGAGGAAACAGCAGTGGAAAATTAATGCCAAACCACTTCATGGTGCGAATGAAGAGGAAACTAAGTTGAAAAACTAATGCCAAACCACTTCATGGTGGCAATGAAGAGGAACCCCGAGAGAAAAACCCACGCCAAAACCTTTTATTGAGCGTATGAAGAGGAAACCAAGTTGAAAAAACCAAGGAAAAGCTCTTCATAATGCCATCAAGAGTAACCCCAATATAAAATACAAGCCAAACAACTCACCAAGGAAAATTTTCATCAATTTATTTTATATTCTCTTCCCAACAAAAAAATTCAAAAAAAATTTGTACTTCATAGTATATATACAGTAAAATAAATTTTTGAGTATGTTCTAAAATACCATTAGTTAATTAACAATCAATTGTGGAGCTATCCATGATAGTTTTACAATATGATGAGAGGATTGAGAGATTTGAAACGCACTAGAAGTTCGGTTGAATTATTAGCGCCGGCAGGGAACTGGGAATGTCTGCGGGCTGCTGTTGCAAATGGAGCAGATGCTATCTTTTTTGGCGTGGAAAATTTTAATGCTCGTGTGCGAGCAAAAAATTTCCAGGTAGAGGAATTACCTGAAATTATGGCTTATTTGCATAAATATAATGTTCGCGGGTATGTGACATTTAATATATTGGTATTTGAAAATGAACTAGATCAAGCGCGGTCTTTAGTAGAGTCCTGTATAGATGCAGGAGTAGATGCCTTAATTGTACAAGATATGGGTCTTGTGCAGTTAATTCGTGAAATATCACCGGATTTCCCTATACATGGTTCAACACAAATGACGATTACTTCTCCAGAAGCGATCGATTTTCTTAAGCCCTATGATCTTGAGGTTGTAGTTTTAGGACGAGAAAATAACTTAAATCATATTAAAACAATAGCAAACAAATCACCAATGCCGTTAGAAGTATTTGTTCATGGTGCGTTATGCGTTTCTTATTCAGGGCAGTGTCTTACATCAGAAATGTGGGGCGGCCGTTCTGCCAATCGGGGGGAATGTGCGCAAGCATGTCGTTTACCATATGATTTACTAGTAGATAATGAAGTGAAAGAAATGGGTAATATTGCTTACGTGTTATCGCCTAAAGATTTGGCGGCAATAGAAATCGTCCCTGAGTTAATTGATGCTGGTGTGTCTTCTTTTAAAATTGAAGGTCGATTAAAGTCACCTGAATATGTAGCTAATGTTGTAAGTAAATACCGAAAAGCAATTGATGAACATTTAGCGGGAAATGATTATACTCCTTCTAAACAAGAAATACGTGAACTACAGCAAAGCTTTAGTCGTGGCTTTACATTTGGATTTTTAAAAGGAACGAATAATAAGCAATTAATCGATGGAACATTTCCGAAAAGTCGTGGCGTTTACCTTGGAACGGTCAAAAAAGTTTTAAAAGATGCGGTTTTATGTGACTTAGAGACACCGCTAAAACGCGGAGATGGCATTGTATTTGATGCAGGTCGTCCTGAGGAAAAAGAAGAAGGTGGACGGGTTTACGATCTTCGTAAAAAAGGGAAAAAGCTCGAGGGTGAAGTGGAACAGTCTCAAATCGAAATTGTCCCAGGCCGTCATGATGTAAACTTAACTAAAATTAATGTCGGGGATAAAATTTGGAAAACAAGTGACCAAGAACTTGAGAAACATTTGCGTAAAACCTATGAATCTGAGCAATGTTTCCGCTTGTTCCCAGTAAATGTTTCTGTAACTGGTAATTTGGGCCAACCGTTGCTAACAGTTTGGCATGATGAAGCAACAAATCAATATGTTACAATTGAATCTGAGCAAGCATTAGAAGAAGCGCAAAAACGCCCGCTAACAGCTGATTATTTAGCTGAACAGCTTGGACGGTTAGGCGGCACTATTTATGAACTGAATAATTTAAACGTCAACATTACTGGAGATGTAATTATTCCTGTAAAAGAATTAAATCGCATGCGCCGTGAAGCAGTAGACCAATTATTAGCGGCTAGACAAGCGCCGATTCAGTATAAGAAAAACAATTCTTTATTGAAACCAGATGTACAAAGGAAGGCCAATAGAGTTAAAGATTCCGCTAATTTAATTGCACTCTGCCGGACAATGGAACAAATTCAAGCTGCATGTAACACAGATATTGATTATATATATGCTGACTTTGAATTCACAACTGACTATCCAAAGGCTGTTCAAGTGGCTAGGAATAATAACAAGTCAATTGCTTTAGCTACGCCAAGAATTCATATGCCAGGGGAAAATGGAATTCTTAACGGAATTGTCAAAGCTAAACCTGATGCGATTCTAGTAAGAAGTTTAGGTGCCGTTCAGTATTATTTGGAACAAAAATTAACGATCCCACTAATCGGCGACTTTTCTTTAAATATCGCTAATTCAAGAGCTGTTGATTTATTCTTAAACCGTGGACTAAGTCGTGTGACGCCTTCATATGATTTGAACATCCAACAAATGTTTGACATGCTCGAGAACGCGTCGACTGAAGATATTGAGATTGTTATTCATCAGCATTTACCAATGTTTCATACCGAGCATTGCGTGTATTGTACATTCTTGAGTGAAGGCACTGATTTTACAAATTGCGGAAGACCTTGTGAAAAACATCGAATTTCATTACAAGATCGAATTGGAATGAGTCATCCTGTACGCGTGGATATCGGTTGCCGTAATACCGTCTATAATGCGATTGAACAATCTGGAGCTGAGTACTTATCACAGTTTTTAACAGAGGGCATTCAAAACTACCGTATTGAGTTTTTGGAAGAAAATGAAGATAAAGTTAAAGAAGTAATTGCTCTTTATCGTGAGGCGTTAAACGGTGAAAGAACTGGTACGAGTGTTTGGAAAACGTTAAAGGCCACAAATCAATTAGGTGTAACAAGAGGACAATTGATTAAAAAATAAGACGTTGGGGAAAAACTCCCCTTCGTCTTTGATTTTTGATAAAATAATTAAGGTTATTGGATAGCAAATTTCGATTCAATTTTTGCGTTCACTTTTAGTTGGCCCGGTGAAATCGGTGTTTCAACACTTGCCATAAATTGAACTTGTTGTGGAAGTGGAGCATGACCAGTGGTAGTAATTTCAGAAATTTGATATGGTGTTGGTTGTATTGTTATACCCAAAGTGCTCGAAATAGTATTTGCTTTTTGAATACTATTTTTCACTGCAATAGTTAAAGCTTGATTATAATATTGATCAGGATTGCTAATTGTAAATTCAATATTATTTACTACATTGGCTCCACTCGCTACGGCAGTATCGATGATTTTACCTGCCTGTGTTACATCATTGCTAACAATCCTAAGAAGATGTGTAACTCGGTACCCTTTAAAGATTTGTTTACCATCTTCATAATCGTAAATCGCGTTAATGTCATATTGAACTGTTTTAATGGAAGTAGAGGGAATTCCAAGATTTTGAAGTGATTGCATTATTGTAGTAGTGATTTTTGCATTTTCTGTTTGTGCGGTACTTGCACTACTATTTTCAGTCATTACACCAATGGTAATATTTACAGTATCAGGTTCAACATCGATTGAACCTTCACCAAAAACTGTAATTTGCTTTTTTCGCGGATTATGGTTAGCTTGCTCAGGATTTCTTGGAGAATAAAAAGGAGCCTGACGATTGTAATACATATCTCTCAATCACCTCAATTTTATATGGGCAAAGAGTGAAAAGAGTCCTAACTTTAAAAAGTTACTAAATACGTCAAATTTATTTTTGCAAACATATATTATTCTATTAATGTGAACCATCATTTATAACCAAAAAGCAATCTAATTTCCATATATAGGAGGGGGAGGTGGCCATTTTTGAGAGTACTTATTTTTAGCGGAGGAAATTTAGATGCTTGGGCACTTTCTTATATAAATGAGGGTGATTATATTATCGGTGTCGATCGTGGAGCCTATTTCCTTTACAAAAACAATATAAAAATGGATGCAGCAATTGGTGATTTTGATTCTGTTAGTGAACATGAAAAAAGGCTTATATCGTTATCTACAGATCATATAGAAGATTATGATCCTATTAATAAAGACAAAACCGATACTGAGATAGCGTTGGATTTTGCATTAAATAAAAATCCAACGGAGATTGTTTTACTGGGTGTATTAGGTACTCGATTTGACCATTCATTAGCAAATGTTCATTTGTTAGTAAAAAGTTTAGCAGCAGATATAAATTGCAAAATTGTCGATAATAAAAATGAAATACTCGTTGTAAACAATAAGGTTGTTATACATAAAGAGCATTTTACGCATGTATCGCTACTGCCTTTAACTTCTGAAGTAAAAGGGATCACACTTAAGGGATTTAAATATCCATTGGAAAATGCGGCAATCAGTATTGGTGAAACTCTTGGAATTAGCAATATCCTTCTTGAGGAGACAGGAACTATTTCAATTGATACCGGAATTTTATTAGTTATTAAAAGTATAGATTAATTAATATTTATTATATTTTAACGTTTTAAACAAGCACAAATCGGGCTATGGTCTATATACGAATCCATAATTGAGAATGGATTCATTTGATATAAAATTAATTAAAAGGTGTGTTATAAAATGAGTAAAAAAATAAGTGAATTGTATGAACATGAATTAATTGAAATGGTGGCCTCAAACAAATATCAAGATCAAATAAAGAAAGAGTGGTTTAGCCGTTGGGGTCTAGAGTTCCCGTTAATCAGAACTGCATCAGGAGTTAAGAAATACGGAGAAAGTTTCACTATTACAAATAAAGAGCATGTAGCACTGTAAATAAAGAATAAAAAAGATGAAGGAGTAGACACCTTCATCTTTTTTTCATCTTCTCTTAAAAAATAAGAAAGCTATAATTTTGTAGGTACTTGTCCAGCTCCAGCGCTAGCCCTCGGAGCTAATCAAGACGAATGGTTTTTCTAGTCTATGCATACATTTCTGTTAGTTGTTTTTGAATATCACTATTTTCAAGATATTCATCATATGTCATTTGCTTGTCGACGATTCCTTTAGGTGTAATCTCAATAATGCGATTTGCAATGGTTTCTACAAATTGATGGTCATGTGATGCAAACAAAATTGAACCTTTAAAACTAATTAAACCATTGTTTAAAGCTGTAATCGATTCAAGGTCAAGGTGGTTTGTTGGTTCATCTAATACTAAAACATTCGCACCACTTAACATCATTTTCGAAAGCATACAGCGTACTTTTTCTCCTCCAGATAATACACTAGATTTCTTTAATACTTCTTCACCAGAGAATAACATTCTGCCTAAGAATCCACGTAAGAAACTCTCGCTTTCATCATTTGGAGAGAATTGACGAAGCCAGTCCACAAGATTTAATTCGCTATTTTCAAAGAACTTTGAGTTATCCTTTGGAAAATAAGCTTGTGAAGTCGTGATGCCCCATTTGAATGTCCCGCTGTCTGGTTCCATTTCACCCATTAATATTTTGAAAAGGGTTGTTTTCGCAATTTCATCTTTACCAACAAGCGCAATTTTGTCACCTTTGTTCATTGTAAAACTAATATTATCAAGAACCTTTTCGCCATCAATCGTTTTTGATATACCGTCAACAAATAGTAAGTCATTTCCAATTTCACGGTCCGGAGTAAATCCAACATATGGGTAACGACGTGATGACGGCTTGATATCATCTAATGAAATTTTATCTAGTAGTTTTTTGCGTGATGTCGCTTGTTTTGATTTAGATGCATTTGCACTAAAGCGAGCAATAAATGCTTGTAATTCTTTTATTTTTTCTTCTTTTTTACGATTAGCATCAGATGCCATTCTTTGAGCTAATTGGCTTGATTCATACCAGAAATCATAGTTACCAACATAAATTTGAATTTTACCAAAGTCTAAATCAGCGATATGTGTACATACTTTATTTAAAAAGTGACGGTCATGTGATACCACTATGACTGTATTTTCAAAGTTGATTAAGAATTCCTCTAACCATTTAATAGCTTTAATATCAAGGTGGTTGGTAGGCTCATCGAGTAGAAGTACATCTGGTTTACCAAATAAGGCTTGAGCCAATAAGACTTTTACTTTATCTCCACCTGTTAATTCTGCCATCTTCTTTGTATGAAGATCCTCATCGATTCCAAGTCCTTTTAAAAGAATTGCGGCTTCAGATTCGGCTTCCCAACCATTCATTTCAGCAAATTCACCTTCAAGTTCAGCGGCCTTCATACCATCTTCATCTGTGAAATCAGGTTTCATATAAATCGCATCTTTTTCTTGCATGACTTCATAAAGACGGGCATGCCCCATAATTACAGTCTTAAGCACTTCATGCTCTTCATATTCAAAATGGTTCTGTTTAAGCACTGCAAGACGTTCCCCTGGTCCCATAAAAACGTCACCAGTTTGCGCTTCAATTTCACCTGCTAAAATTTTAAGGAAAGTAGACTTCCCAGCGCCGTTTGCGCCGATTAGGCCATAACAATTTCCAGGTGTGAATTTAATGTTTACATCTTCAAATAACTTGCGATCTCCATATCGTAAGCTTACATTACTAACTGTAATCATGTATTAAAATTCCTCCAACTATAAGATATCTATCAAATTATAACAGAAATTAGAAGAACATGCGATAAAGTGACGTTTCATAAGAAATATTTATCTAAAAAAATAAATTGCTTGGGAATATAGGTAATGATTACTTATCGAATTCATATCAGTTTTAGTATATTGTTTAAGCATGGGGAGAAAATGTTATTCTCAACAAGTAATTTAGAATTAGAAATCTTGATAAAAATAAGGCTTTTAGAAGACTGGAAGTAAAAAAAGTAGACCGTAATTAATAATTTAGAAAAATTTTTT
It encodes:
- a CDS encoding DUF6501 family protein, whose translation is MRNNTWQNSETIKNVKCVHTNAKKYKVDTALTVGKVYEVKNETEEFVFIIDNSGKVGGYYKDYFVEA
- a CDS encoding DUF3656 domain-containing U32 family peptidase yields the protein MRGLRDLKRTRSSVELLAPAGNWECLRAAVANGADAIFFGVENFNARVRAKNFQVEELPEIMAYLHKYNVRGYVTFNILVFENELDQARSLVESCIDAGVDALIVQDMGLVQLIREISPDFPIHGSTQMTITSPEAIDFLKPYDLEVVVLGRENNLNHIKTIANKSPMPLEVFVHGALCVSYSGQCLTSEMWGGRSANRGECAQACRLPYDLLVDNEVKEMGNIAYVLSPKDLAAIEIVPELIDAGVSSFKIEGRLKSPEYVANVVSKYRKAIDEHLAGNDYTPSKQEIRELQQSFSRGFTFGFLKGTNNKQLIDGTFPKSRGVYLGTVKKVLKDAVLCDLETPLKRGDGIVFDAGRPEEKEEGGRVYDLRKKGKKLEGEVEQSQIEIVPGRHDVNLTKINVGDKIWKTSDQELEKHLRKTYESEQCFRLFPVNVSVTGNLGQPLLTVWHDEATNQYVTIESEQALEEAQKRPLTADYLAEQLGRLGGTIYELNNLNVNITGDVIIPVKELNRMRREAVDQLLAARQAPIQYKKNNSLLKPDVQRKANRVKDSANLIALCRTMEQIQAACNTDIDYIYADFEFTTDYPKAVQVARNNNKSIALATPRIHMPGENGILNGIVKAKPDAILVRSLGAVQYYLEQKLTIPLIGDFSLNIANSRAVDLFLNRGLSRVTPSYDLNIQQMFDMLENASTEDIEIVIHQHLPMFHTEHCVYCTFLSEGTDFTNCGRPCEKHRISLQDRIGMSHPVRVDIGCRNTVYNAIEQSGAEYLSQFLTEGIQNYRIEFLEENEDKVKEVIALYREALNGERTGTSVWKTLKATNQLGVTRGQLIKK
- a CDS encoding SIMPL domain-containing protein, with translation MYYNRQAPFYSPRNPEQANHNPRKKQITVFGEGSIDVEPDTVNITIGVMTENSSASTAQTENAKITTTIMQSLQNLGIPSTSIKTVQYDINAIYDYEDGKQIFKGYRVTHLLRIVSNDVTQAGKIIDTAVASGANVVNNIEFTISNPDQYYNQALTIAVKNSIQKANTISSTLGITIQPTPYQISEITTTGHAPLPQQVQFMASVETPISPGQLKVNAKIESKFAIQ
- a CDS encoding thiamine diphosphokinase, with translation MRVLIFSGGNLDAWALSYINEGDYIIGVDRGAYFLYKNNIKMDAAIGDFDSVSEHEKRLISLSTDHIEDYDPINKDKTDTEIALDFALNKNPTEIVLLGVLGTRFDHSLANVHLLVKSLAADINCKIVDNKNEILVVNNKVVIHKEHFTHVSLLPLTSEVKGITLKGFKYPLENAAISIGETLGISNILLEETGTISIDTGILLVIKSID
- a CDS encoding ABC-F family ATP-binding cassette domain-containing protein, giving the protein MITVSNVSLRYGDRKLFEDVNIKFTPGNCYGLIGANGAGKSTFLKILAGEIEAQTGDVFMGPGERLAVLKQNHFEYEEHEVLKTVIMGHARLYEVMQEKDAIYMKPDFTDEDGMKAAELEGEFAEMNGWEAESEAAILLKGLGIDEDLHTKKMAELTGGDKVKVLLAQALFGKPDVLLLDEPTNHLDIKAIKWLEEFLINFENTVIVVSHDRHFLNKVCTHIADLDFGKIQIYVGNYDFWYESSQLAQRMASDANRKKEEKIKELQAFIARFSANASKSKQATSRKKLLDKISLDDIKPSSRRYPYVGFTPDREIGNDLLFVDGISKTIDGEKVLDNISFTMNKGDKIALVGKDEIAKTTLFKILMGEMEPDSGTFKWGITTSQAYFPKDNSKFFENSELNLVDWLRQFSPNDESESFLRGFLGRMLFSGEEVLKKSSVLSGGEKVRCMLSKMMLSGANVLVLDEPTNHLDLESITALNNGLISFKGSILFASHDHQFVETIANRIIEITPKGIVDKQMTYDEYLENSDIQKQLTEMYA